One part of the Vanessa atalanta chromosome 4, ilVanAtal1.2, whole genome shotgun sequence genome encodes these proteins:
- the LOC125077980 gene encoding uncharacterized protein LOC125077980 — MQSMESFLEDLNVRNKGYQKINKSVSERYDVYKKNQSIPSNVVLMMKLISYYEDKFKVANHEPTERDTTSFSVRIEKENYNGNRVIQRVGFKPKERYNNNVLIPEVIIA; from the exons ATGCAGTCAATGGAATCATTTTTAGAAGATTTAAATGTGCGAAATAAAGGTtaccaaaaaattaataaaagtgtcTCAGAGCGATACGAtgtt tataaaaaaaatcagagcATTCCATCAAATGTTGTACTAATGATGAAACTCATATCTTATTACGAGGATAAGTTTAAAGTTGCCAATCACGAACCCACCGAGAGAGACACAACTTCCTTCTCTGTACGAATAGAGAAGGAAAATTATAACGGAAACAGAGTAATACAAAGAGTCGGGTTTAAACCCAAAGaa cgctacaataataatgtattaataccGGAAGTGATAATtgcgtaa